One stretch of Arthrobacter polaris DNA includes these proteins:
- a CDS encoding 1-phosphofructokinase family hexose kinase, producing the protein MSGNNVVLTVTPNPAVDVTYTVAGVHLGSTHRVPTPLYRAGGXGLNVSRVAHQLGYPTLAIATSGGPSGEQLRADLESAGILHHLVPVAAQTRRTIALVDTSADNTTSIFNESGPALDAAEWQALATAVVDNLGGVQTSDGVRRPGVLVGSGSLPEHAPADXYPALVALAHTAGVPAIIDTSGSGILAAARAGADLLKPNNHELMEAVGENDLVVAAGKLIELGAKRVLVSVGEEGMLAFSADAPGRYIQAKLPAPLSGXPTGAGDAAVSAAAVALANGITDMREILRRATAWSAAAVLMAGAGEISPRYAELAKQLIITDH; encoded by the coding sequence ATGAGCGGCAATAACGTAGTTCTCACCGTCACCCCTAACCCGGCCGTTGACGTTACTTACACGGTGGCCGGTGTCCATCTGGGTTCCACTCATAGGGTGCCCACCCCGCTGTACCGGGCAGGTGGCAANGGGCTGAACGTTTCCCGCGTGGCGCACCAGCTGGGCTACCCCACCTTGGCCATTGCCACATCAGGTGGCCCATCCGGGGAACAACTCCGCGCTGACTTAGAATCCGCCGGTATCTTGCACCATCTGGTGCCGGTTGCTGCACAGACCAGACGCACCATTGCGTTGGTGGACACGTCTGCCGATAACACCACCAGCATTTTCAATGAGTCCGGGCCGGCCCTCGACGCCGCTGAATGGCAGGCGTTAGCTACCGCAGTAGTGGATAACTTAGGTGGGGTGCAGACCTCAGACGGCGTGCGCCGGCCAGGAGTGCTCGTTGGCTCGGGCTCTCTGCCGGAGCATGCACCGGCAGACTTNTATCCTGCCCTTGTCGCGTTGGCGCACACTGCGGGCGTGCCGGCGATCATCGACACCTCCGGAAGTGGCATCCTCGCTGCGGCCAGGGCCGGTGCAGATTTGCTCAAGCCCAATAACCACGAGCTCATGGAAGCGGTNGGGGAGAACGATCTGGTGGTGGCCGCCGGCAAGCTCATCGAACTCGGTGCCAAGCGGGTCTTGGTCAGTGTTGGTGAGGAAGGCATGTTGGCCTTTAGTGCCGATGCTCCCGGACGGTACATCCAAGCGAAACTACCGGCACCNCTGAGCGGTAANCCCACNGGGGCTGGAGATGCAGCAGTGAGCGCCGCCGCCGTCGCACTGGCCAACGGCATCACAGATATGCGCGAGATTTTACGCCGCGCCACCGCCTGGAGTGCTGCCGCCGTACTCATGGCCGGTGCCGGGGAAATCTCACCCCGCTACGCCGAACTGGCAAAACAGCTCATCATCACAGACCACTAA
- a CDS encoding DeoR/GlpR family DNA-binding transcription regulator, giving the protein MNRTERLTAILDILAADGQVEVDEIVLKXGVSPATARRDLDSLANERLLTRTRGGATSGSVSYDLPGRYNRDDHAHQKQQIAHAASALIPKGAVIGLCGGTTSTALAQVLSTREDLMEQSNRPTLTVVTNAINIAAQLAIRPNFKIMVTGGIVNPRSYELVGPFADSILQRVALDFAFIGVNGIEPGAGPTTNDEGEASVNSRMARRASEAYILADASKIGKRAFATMDEHDFHNLITDSRITQAQLEAFRDAGTNVIVAPPLESP; this is encoded by the coding sequence ATGAATAGAACTGAACGACTCACCGCGATCTTGGACATCCTGGCTGCCGACGGCCAGGTGGAAGTCGATGAGATTGTGCTCAAGTTNGGGGTTTCNCCCGCAACAGCACGCCGCGACCTTGACTCGTTGGCCAACGAGCGGCTGTTGACGCGCACCCGTGGCGGTGCAACGAGCGGTTCTGTTTCCTATGACCTGCCTGGGCGGTACAACCGGGACGATCATGCGCACCAAAAGCAGCAGATTGCCCACGCTGCCAGCGCCTTGATTCCTAAGGGAGCCGTCATCGGTCTGTGCGGAGGAACCACCAGCACAGCATTAGCCCAGGTGCTGTCCACGCGTGAGGACCTCATGGAGCAATCCAACCGGCCCACCCTGACGGTGGTCACCAATGCCATCAACATTGCAGCACAGCTGGCGATCCGGCCCAACTTCAAAATCATGGTCACCGGNGGCATCGTGAACCCGCGCTCCTACGAGCTGGTGGGTCCGTTTGCGGACAGCATCTTACAACGGGTGGCCTTGGACTTTGCCTTTATTGGAGTCAATGGGATTGAGCCAGGTGCCGGACCCACCACCAACGACGAAGGAGAAGCATCCGTTAATTCGCGCATGGCACGCCGCGCGTCCGAAGCCTACATTCTGGCTGACGCCTCCAAAATTGGAAAGCGGGCCTTTGCCACCATGGATGAACACGATTTTCATAATCTGATCACCGATTCACGTATTACCCAAGCTCAGCTGGAAGCATTCCGCGACGCCGGCACCAACGTGATCGTGGCCCCGCCNCTCGAGAGCCCCTGA
- a CDS encoding helix-turn-helix transcriptional regulator produces the protein MLTIDSRVDVMNRVGRAMSDPTRSRILTSLLQGPGYPGQLAEELGLTRSNVSNHLSCLRGCGLVAAVPQGRQTRYEIADPHLTNALLALVNVVLAVEGGQGCLDEQCNVPLCCGTAVEA, from the coding sequence ATGCTGACTATTGATTCTCGCGTTGATGTCATGAACCGTGTGGGCCGGGCCATGTCGGATCCGACCCGTTCTCGTATCCTGACGAGCCTGCTTCAGGGCCCCGGGTACCCGGGGCAGCTGGCTGAGGAGTTGGGGCTGACCCGGTCAAATGTGTCCAATCATCTGAGCTGCTTGCGCGGTTGCGGTCTTGTGGCCGCAGTGCCGCAGGGACGCCAGACCCGGTATGAAATTGCCGATCCACACCTGACAAACGCGTTGCTTGCCTTAGTCAATGTGGTTTTGGCGGTGGAGGGCGGTCAGGGATGTTTGGATGAGCAGTGCAATGTTCCGTTGTGCTGTGGAACAGCGGTAGAGGCATGA
- a CDS encoding cation-translocating P-type ATPase: MSRECCGSDEPSASDNRTLLKLAPAGSDPTALGRVRRNLAFGDTCPEAGGASDEFTPWWKDHHLLVPIAAGLLLGTGYAFEGLGFRAASTLALVLSVLVGASTFIPGAVRRLLRGRLGVGLLMSIAAVGAILLGHVGEAAALAFLFSIAEALEDRALDKARHGLRSLLALMPETATISAPAGQILIPARDVRVLDQLIVRPGERVATDSVVISGTSSLDTSAVTGESIPVEVGPGEAVPAGAINGSGALVLEAQADGRENSLTTIVHLVENAQSXKGDHARMADRIAKPLVPIVLAVAGLVAVVGILIGQPELWIERALVVLVAASPCALAIAVPVTVISAIGAASRFGVVIKSGAAFEQLGAVTLVAFDKTGTLTCNKPEVVAVQTAPGFDRSRILAVAAALESHSTHPLAAAILAETPTPPPASDVSESPGQGISGKIDGSTARVGSPRWVAPGPLAAACGRLESEGMTVLSVEIAGVPAGLIGIRDELKPEAAAAIAELNAQGIATVMLTGDNTRTAQSLARQVGISDYLAEQMPADKAVAIESYATHHRTAMIGDGINDAPALAAANVGIAMGATGSDAAIXTADVAFTGTDLRLIPQALAHARRGRGIMVSNIALALAIIIGLXPLALFGVLGLAGVVLVHELAEVLVILNGLRAARGRAVLPALPAKQPATEIY, translated from the coding sequence ATGAGCCGGGAATGTTGCGGCTCTGATGAGCCCAGCGCAAGCGACAACCGGACATTGCTGAAGCTGGCCCCTGCAGGGTCTGACCCAACCGCNCTTGGGCGGGTCAGGAGAAACCTTGCCTTCGGGGACACCTGCCCTGAGGCCGGAGGGGCATCCGATGAATTCACGCCTTGGTGGAAAGATCATCACCTCCTGGTCCCGATCGCGGCCGGGCTGCTCCTTGGTACCGGATATGCCTTCGAAGGCCTTGGCTTCAGAGCCGCCAGTACTCTCGCGCTGGTTCTGAGTGTTCTCGTGGGTGCCTCCACGTTCATCCCTGGCGCCGTACGTCGGCTGCTGCGCGGACGTCTNGGGGTGGGTTTGTTGATGAGCATCGCCGCCGTCGGAGCCATCTTGTTAGGACATGTGGGTGAAGCGGCGGCGCTAGCGTTCTTGTTCTCGATCGCAGAAGCCTTGGAGGACCGTGCCCTGGATAAGGCCCGTCACGGGTTGCGTTCACTTCTGGCGCTCATGCCGGAGACGGCAACGATTTCCGCTCCCGCAGGCCAGATCCTCATTCCCGCCAGGGATGTCCGGGTGCTGGATCAGCTGATTGTTCGTCCGGGAGAACGGGTGGCAACGGACTCCGTGGTCATCTCAGGCACATCCAGCCTGGACACCTCCGCCGTCACCGGTGAATCAATTCCAGTGGAGGTTGGCCCTGGTGAAGCGGTCCCTGCCGGAGCGATCAATGGCTCCGGCGCTCTGGTGCTCGAAGCACAAGCGGACGGGCGCGAGAACTCCCTGACAACGATCGTTCACCTCGTGGAAAATGCGCAATCCNNAAAAGGGGACCACGCCCGAATGGCTGACCGCATCGCCAAGCCGCTGGTTCCGATCGTTTTGGCCGTTGCAGGGCTCGTGGCCGTGGTGGGTATCCTGATCGGTCAACCAGAACTATGGATCGAGCGGGCCTTAGTCGTTCTTGTTGCTGCGTCNCCCTGCGCGTTGGCCATTGCTGTGCCGGTCACGGTCATCTCGGCTATCGGGGCCGCCAGCCGCTTTGGGGTGGTTATCAAATCCGGCGCAGCGTTCGAACAACTCGGGGCTGTGACACTGGTGGCCTTCGATAAGACCGGTACCTTGACATGTAACAAGCCAGAAGTGGTGGCGGTCCAGACGGCCCCAGGCTTTGATCGCAGCAGAATCCTCGCCGTGGCGGCAGCACTTGAATCGCACAGCACCCACCCGCTGGCGGCAGCCATTCTCGCCGAAACACCCACACCCCCACCTGCCAGCGACGTTTCCGAGTCACCCGGGCAAGGGATTTCCGGGAAAATCGACGGGAGCACTGCCAGAGTTGGAAGCCCTCGATGGGTGGCACCGGGTCCCTTGGCCGCGGCATGCGGTCGGCTCGAATCCGAGGGCATGACCGTGCTAAGTGTAGAAATTGCTGGTGTACCCGCAGGGTTGATCGGTATCCGTGACGAGCTCAAGCCCGAAGCTGCTGCGGCCATCGCAGAACTTAACGCCCAAGGTATTGCAACGGTGATGCTCACCGGGGATAACACCAGAACTGCCCAATCGTTGGCACGCCAGGTTGGCATCAGTGACTACCTGGCAGAACAAATGCCTGCTGATAAGGCAGTAGCCATTGAGTCCTACGCCACCCACCACCGGACAGCGATGATCGGCGACGGAATCAACGACGCCCCCGCATTGGCCGCCGCCAACGTAGGCATTGCCATGGGTGCCACGGGATCCGATGCGGCCATTGANACAGCCGATGTCGCCTTCACCGGGACGGATCTGCGACTGATTCCACAAGCACTGGCCCATGCCCGCCGAGGGCGAGGCATCATGGTCAGCAATATTGCCCTGGCCCTGGCCATCATCATCGGGCTCTTNCCCCTGGCGCTCTTTGGTGTGCTGGGGCTGGCCGGNGTGGTGTTGGTTCACGAACTGGCTGAAGTCCTCGTGATTCTCAACGGACTCAGGGCGGCCCGAGGCCGCGCCGTCCTTCCGGCATTGCCTGCTAAACAACCAGCCACTGAAATCTATTGA
- a CDS encoding BCCT family transporter: MRSKTRIANSEEIEPLISGDSTSSALLEPSRPLLDRKVTVASLSILAVFVLATLVFPKQSSDAINAGFSFSAKWLGLFWQGLLLATFLCAIALALTPYAKARLGGAMKPEYGRFKWVAMIMCTLLAGGGVFWAAAEPISHYISSPPFFGTTSGDPTEAANNALGQSFVHWGFLAWAILGSLGAIVMTHAVSKGMPLRPRTLLYPVMGRRVLTSWVGTVTDVVSILAVMAGTVGPIGFLGLQVSYGLSRLFGIPNNYGTQLIIIAVLTGVAALSVSSGLSKGIQIMSRLNVWLALGLMAAVLVLGSAGYIFKSFIGGFGVYMQNFVPASLYQGDQGWVAGWTIFFFAWFLGYAPLMAIFVASISRGRSVRELILFTAVLPPIVTCFWFTVLGGTGIMFEQQNPGSISGPLASDGLPAVVMTIAEQLPFSGIIAVGFLVLTVMFVATTADSMSFSIAQSCTVKGTPQPKLRAAWALTMGVAAAVLISIGDGGISALQSFIVITAVPVGFIMLPSVFAAPVFVRRMAIEQGVVGIKDPDFVRTQ; the protein is encoded by the coding sequence ATGAGAAGCAAAACTCGAATAGCCAATAGTGAAGAAATTGAGCCCTTGATCTCCGGGGACAGCACCAGTAGTGCACTGCTCGAGCCTTCCCGGCCCTTGTTGGATCGCAAGGTCACCGTGGCCAGCCTGAGCATCCTGGCAGTCTTTGTGCTGGCAACTTTGGTTTTCCCGAAGCAATCCTCTGACGCTATCAATGCCGGGTTTAGCTTCTCTGCCAAATGGCTGGGTCTCTTCTGGCAGGGATTGCTCCTGGCAACTTTCTTGTGCGCCATCGCCCTAGCACTGACTCCCTACGCNAAAGCCCGGTTGGGCGGAGCCATGAAGCCCGAATACGGGCGGTTCAAATGGGTCGCCATGATCATGTGCACACTATTAGCTGGCGGCGGAGTGTTTTGGGCTGCCGCTGAACCAATATCGCATTACATCTCTTCTCCGCCGTTCTTCGGAACTACCAGTGGCGATCCTACCGAAGCTGCCAACAACGCCCTGGGCCAGAGCTTTGTGCACTGGGGTTTCCTCGCCTGGGCCATTTTGGGGTCACTGGGTGCGATTGTGATGACCCATGCAGTGTCTAAGGGCATGCCNCTGCGTCCACGCACCTTGCTCTACCCCGTCATGGGCCGAAGGGTCCTCACCAGCTGGGTTGGCACCGTGACCGATGTGGTGAGCATCCTTGCTGTTATGGCCGGAACCGTTGGCCCCATTGGNTTTCTGGGACTTCAGGTTTCCTACGGTTTGTCCCGGTTGTTCGGCATCCCCAACAACTATGGGACGCAGCTGATCATTATTGCGGTCCTGACCGGCGTTGCCGCGCTCTCTGTTTCCTCCGGATTGAGCAAGGGCATTCAGATCATGAGCCGGCTCAACGTTTGGCTGGCGTTGGGGCTCATGGCGGCCGTGCTGGTTCTGGGCTCCGCAGGTTACATCTTCAAATCCTTCATCGGCGGCTTCGGCGTGTACATGCAGAACTTTGTACCGGCTTCGCTCTACCAAGGCGATCAGGGATGGGTGGCAGGTTGGACCATCTTCTTCTTCGCCTGGTTCCTCGGCTACGCACCGCTGATGGCGATCTTCGTGGCCTCCATTTCCCGCGGCCGCTCGGTGCGTGAGCTGATCCTTTTCACCGCGGTGCTGCCACCGATCGTCACCTGCTTCTGGTTCACCGTTCTAGGTGGCACCGGCATCATGTTTGAACAGCAGAATCCGGGTTCCATCTCCGGACCGCTGGCCAGTGATGGTCTTCCTGCCGTGGTGATGACCATTGCCGAACAGTTACCCTTCTCAGGGATCATCGCTGTGGGGTTCTTGGTCCTTACGGTCATGTTCGTGGCTACCACCGCGGATTCGATGTCCTTCAGTATTGCCCAATCGTGCACAGTGAAGGGGACCCCTCAACCNAAGTTGCGTGCGGCGTGGGCGCTCACCATGGGTGTGGCCGCGGCTGTGCTGATTTCCATCGGCGACGGCGGAATCTCGGCGCTGCAATCGTTCATTGTGATCACCGCAGTACCCGTTGGATTCATTATGTTGCCATCGGTNTTTGCAGCNCCTGTGTTCGTGCGCCGCATGGCGATCGAACAGGGTGTTGTGGGAATAAAGGATCCAGATTTTGTGAGAACTCAGTGA
- a CDS encoding LysR family transcriptional regulator, which produces MELRQLRYFIAVAEEMHFNRAAERLHIAQPALSQQIQRLERNLKTQLFIRTTRSVEITDTGRVLLEAARRVISEAERAQSQVELATLGSTGLLRVGFVSSAALSLLPGMVNRLHEHLPQVRFQLQENTTEQQIQAVLDGQLDVGIVREIEPIDGIHITALKREALVVGVPETHPLAQRTSVKLAELAGEGFVVFXRNQVSRLYDLISALCIQAGFHIRIAQEAIQFPTILGLVAARTGIAIVPESLRALQIAGVAYLDLNDTAAASQISLICAENRRDSALVKRFLESSTL; this is translated from the coding sequence ATGGAACTTAGACAACTTCGCTACTTCATCGCCGTGGCCGAGGAAATGCACTTCAACCGGGCGGCCGAGCGTCTGCACATCGCTCAGCCAGCACTGAGCCAACAGATTCAACGGTTGGAACGCAACCTGAAAACACAGCTCTTCATCCGCACCACCAGATCGGTGGAGATCACGGATACAGGGCGGGTGTTACTTGAGGCGGCCCGCCGAGTGATTTCCGAGGCCGAGCGTGCACAAAGCCAGGTGGAGTTGGCAACCTTAGGCAGCACTGGGCTGTTGCGGGTTGGCTTCGTCAGTTCAGCAGCCCTATCCCTCCTGCCGGGCATGGTGAACCGGCTACACGAACATCTGCCCCAGGTTCGCTTCCAGCTCCAGGAAAACACCACAGAACAGCAGATCCAGGCGGTGCTAGATGGGCAGCTGGACGTAGGAATCGTCCGTGAGATCGAACCGATCGACGGCATCCACATCACCGCGCTAAAGCGCGAGGCACTAGTGGTAGGGGTACCTGAAACCCACCCTTTGGCCCAGCGCACCAGCGTCAAGCTTGCTGAGCTTGCCGGAGAAGGATTTGTGGTCTTCNCCCGGAACCAAGTCTCACGGCTCTATGACCTGATTTCGGCATTGTGCATCCAAGCCGGCTTCCACATCAGGATCGCCCAGGAAGCCATACAGTTCCCCACCATCTTGGGGCTCGTTGCCGCACGTACCGGGATTGCCATTGTCCCTGAGTCGTTGCGTGCCTTGCAGATTGCAGGAGTGGCATATCTGGATCTAAACGATACGGCGGCGGCTTCGCAGATATCACTAATCTGCGCGGAGAATCGGCGCGATTCTGCCCTAGTGAAGCGATTCTTAGAAAGTAGCACCCTCTAG
- a CDS encoding aldehyde dehydrogenase, with product MANTTTTQTLDLQQLINGRWDSATGAEALSLNPADPQEVVARYATATAETLEAAIAASRAALADWDKVGIIGRGRVLRRAAQLLEERAEDIAVLMTREQGKTLADSRGEVGATVETLYYQAGSARRADGVTYPSGNADELVRTIRRPVGVVGVITPWNFPLQIPAWKIAPALLWGNTVVWKSASDTPAVAVAFAQLLQDAGVPAGVLNLLLGPGSLGSCLVEHPGVAAVTFTGSVPVGHQIRERVVLRGAKLQMELGGHNAAIVMPDADVISAATAIVAAAMSSTGQKCTATRRIIAVGEVHDRLLEVLVPMVNALVSGPGTDSESYMGPVISARACRDIEEALETARSEGATVLAQGSMPTDAPGHYVVPTLLGGTEALSITREEVFGPIVTLLRVENLDEAIALANATDFGLTASVFTTDEHAIRRCLNEVVAGLIKVNAPSTGSEVHAPFGGLRDSSFPAPREQNSDVAADFFTETKTAYIRVAPTGRAL from the coding sequence ATGGCAAATACCACGACCACCCAAACTCTGGACCTCCAGCAGCTCATCAACGGACGATGGGACAGCGCAACAGGAGCAGAAGCGCTTAGCCTGAACCCGGCAGATCCGCAGGAGGTCGTTGCTCGGTATGCCACAGCTACTGCCGAAACTCTGGAAGCGGCCATCGCCGCCAGCCGTGCCGCCTTGGCCGACTGGGACAAGGTTGGCATCATAGGTCGCGGACGGGTACTACGCCGCGCGGCTCAACTGCTCGAAGAACGTGCCGAGGACATTGCCGTTTTGATGACCCGCGAACAAGGTAAGACACTGGCCGATTCCCGCGGTGAAGTCGGTGCAACCGTAGAAACCCTCTATTACCAGGCCGGTTCGGCCCGTCGCGCCGACGGTGTCACGTATCCCTCAGGCAATGCCGATGAGCTGGTCCGCACCATCCGGCGCCCAGTCGGGGTCGTTGGTGTCATTACCCCGTGGAACTTCCCGTTGCAGATCCCCGCGTGGAAGATTGCCCCGGCCTTACTCTGGGGCAACACCGTGGTCTGGAAATCAGCCAGTGACACNCCCGCAGTCGCCGTAGCCTTCGCCCAACTGCTCCAAGACGCGGGCGTTCCGGCAGGAGTCCTTAACCTGCTCTTGGGCCCGGGATCCCTCGGTTCGTGCCTCGTTGAGCACCCGGGCGTTGCCGCTGTGACTTTCACCGGGTCCGTTCCAGTAGGCCACCAGATCCGCGAACGCGTGGTATTGCGTGGGGCCAAGCTGCAGATGGAACTGGGTGGACACAATGCCGCCATCGTTATGCCGGATGCGGATGTTATCAGCGCAGCAACCGCCATCGTCGCAGCTGCGATGAGTAGCACCGGCCAGAAGTGCACGGCCACCCGCCGCATCATTGCCGTAGGTGAGGTCCATGACCGGCTACTCGAAGTGCTGGTACCCATGGTGAACGCATTGGTTTCAGGCCCAGGCACCGATTCAGAGTCGTACATGGGTCCGGTCATTTCCGCCCGCGCCTGCCGCGACATTGAAGAAGCCTTAGAAACCGCACGCTCAGAAGGTGCCACAGTGTTGGCCCAGGGTTCGATGCCCACTGACGCTCCGGGACATTACGTTGTACCGACCTTGCTCGGCGGCACCGAGGCGCTGAGCATCACTCGCGAAGAGGTGTTCGGCCCCATCGTGACCTTGTTGCGAGTTGAGAACCTCGACGAGGCTATCGCCCTGGCTAACGCGACAGATTTCGGATTGACCGCCTCGGTNTTTACCACTGATGAACATGCCATCCGCCGCTGCCTCAACGAGGTGGTGGCCGGGTTGATCAAGGTCAACGCACCNTCCACCGGCTCCGAGGTACACGCTCCCTTTGGTGGCCTACGCGATTCCTCTTTCCCGGCACCGCGGGAACAAAACAGTGACGTAGCAGCGGACTTCTTCACCGAAACCAAGACCGCTTACATCCGCGTTGCACCAACCGGGCGTGCGCTGTGA